In one Magallana gigas chromosome 7, xbMagGiga1.1, whole genome shotgun sequence genomic region, the following are encoded:
- the LOC105348649 gene encoding uncharacterized protein codes for MEESRGSALENCWEWCYTRCFGYGQHDFQTDSSRSERLASGCEHCCRRISSCLCCLPCFDFICDRCLRHHICYKCLHCSCFYSEDKEDLPDCDTTPGMVRQSSVKSLDKYVSPCVASNFNILEQPAANTSREPNNTPEVNNPTNGKTNVKVHTHQPPRLSLLIAKKNQYQQMQDLPADIQEEDDGEASGSGARTPKRVTISDEVVVHETAGDTGEEEINTAKVDPTDLNTNIFIQDFKQTTV; via the coding sequence ATGGAGGAGAGCCGAGGATCAGCCCTAGAGAACTGCTGGGAGTGGTGCTATACGCGGTGCTTTGGCTACGGCCAACACGACTTTCAGACGGATAGTTCCAGGAGTGAGCGGCTCGCAAGCGGCTGTGAGCATTGCTGTAGGCGGATCTCCTCCTGTCTCTGCTGCTTGccgtgttttgattttatttgtgatCGATGTTTAAGACACCATATATGCTACAAGTGTCTTCACTGTTCTTGTTTTTATTCTGAAGACAAGGAGGACCTTCCCGACTGTGATACCACCCCAGGAATGGTCCGTCAGTCCTCAGTAAAAAGCCTGGACAAATATGTGAGTCCTTGTGTGGCGTCCAATTTCAATATTCTGGAACAACCAGCGGCTAATACATCCAGAGAACCCAATAACACACCCGAGGTGAATAATCCAACAAATGGCAAAACGAACGTGAAAGTTCACACCCACCAACCACCTCGCCTCTCTCTGCTCATTGCTAAGAAGAACCAGTACCAACAAATGCAGGACCTTCCAGCCGATATTCAAGAAGAAGACGATGGGGAGGCATCAGGAAGCGGCGCGCGGACTCCAAAACGTGTGACTATATCTGACGAAGTAGTGGTCCACGAGACGGCGGGGGACACGGGGGAGGAGGAAATAAACACGGCTAAAGTAGACCCCACCGACCTCAACACCAACATCTTCATTCAAGACTTCAAGCAGACGACAGTCTAA
- the LOC105348647 gene encoding diacylglycerol lipase-beta isoform X2 has translation MPGLIAFRRRWGIGSDDFVFPALLELFLRLVWITAISIVYSVHSDAIFECKDGRLLKAYYIGVLVLLSVTALLCASIVYVSMQGTIMITSPRKKLSKLLYLKIIITLPELVWNILGTYWSFLQSSNCQEFVVRTVQGAVITGWVLGVIVMIGIAIVFDPLGKVHKKHDSSCSDLQSDEKSQILEGAMTAAKQAWEKRCRLLCCCILGDEQSKDAFDEISNLLADFFQDLDLVPTDIAAGLILVQKDQDKISAGCGRSYNTFTELSTSVKQPVSSPSDVPLGPAPWMTSKNMHHYMNYAVGSYGWPMFMFSHLATGLCRLCGACRCQVCFTGGEVIDDNCCQCHTAAIRRQTRISDTDLVYVSFHNKIYQIPFYVAIDRGQQTVVVSVRGTLSLKDAVTDMSAESDALEMVENAVGHRGILQAAKYIKDQLLGRGILEAAFQQAQGAGLVICGHSLGAGAAALLALLLKSEYPDVRCFAYSPPGGLMSYNASVFCRDFVCSVILGKDFIPRLGLVSMEDLKAKTLQCIANSKTPKYRILMRGIWQLFCSCKDENLITENDKSILVDNEESNHSQQTLQNAIQNTIHAREQYKITHTPLYPPGQILHIQEVDTDRGCFEDPAYFAEWKDPKDFTEILVCPEMISDHFPDKVLKSLELLSAKNFTPHSRNPGPIDDTKV, from the exons ATGCCGGGCCTGATAGCCTTTAGGAGGAGATGGGGCATAGGATCGGACGATTTCGTTTTTCCTGCCTTGCTGGAGTTATTTTTGCGCTTAGTTtg GATAACCGCCATATCCATCGTGTACAGTGTACATAGTGATGCTATCTTTGAGTGTAAAGATGGACGTCTGCTGAAGGCCTACTACATCGGTGTTCTGGTCCTGTTGAGTGTGACAGCGTTACTATGTGCCAGCATAGTGTATGTCAGTATGCAGGGCACAATAATGATCACCTCCCCTCGGAAAAAGCTCTCCAAGCTACTGTACTTAAAAATCATTATCACTTTACCAGAACTTGTATGGAATATTCTTGGGACATACTGGTCATTCCTGCAATCCAGTAACTGTCAGGAATTTGTGGTACGGACAGTGCAAGGAGCAGTTATCACTGGATGGGTTCTGGGAGTTATTGTTATGATAGGAATAGCCATTGTGTTTGATCCATTAGGGAAAGTCCATAAAAAACATGACAGTTCTTGCAGCGATTTACAGAGTGATGAAAAATCTCAGATCTTAGAAGGTGCTATGACTGCTGCCAAACAGGCATGGGAGAAAAG GTGCAGACTTTTATGTTGCTGTATACTGGGGGATGAACAGAGCAAGGATGCTTTTGATGAAATCAGTAATCTATTAGCAGATTTCTTCCAG GACCTAGACTTGGTTCCCACAGACATTGCTGCTGGTCTCATACTGGTACAGAAGGACCAAGACAAAATCAGTGCTGGCTGTGGCCGTTCCTACAACACGTTTACAGAACTATCTACAAG TGTGAAGCAGCCCGTCAGCAGCCCCAGTGATGTTCCCTTGGGACCTGCCCCTTGGATGACCTCCAAAAACATGCATCACTACATGAACTATGCGGTGGGCAGCTATGGATGGCCAATGTTTATGTTCAGTCACCTAGCAACAGGGCTCTGTCGACTTTGTGGGGCGTGTAG ATGTCAGGTGTGTTTCACTGGAGGGGAGGTGATAGATGACAACTGTTGCCAGTGTCACACAGCAGCCATTAGGCGACAGACAAGAATCTCTGATACAGACCTGGTGTATGTCAGCTTCCACAATAAG ATTTACCAGATCCCCTTCTATGTGGCCATAGACAGAGGCCAGCAGACAGTGGTGGTATCAGTCAGGGGGACCCTCTCACTGAAG GATGCAGTGACGGACATGTCTGCAGAGAGTGACGCGCTAGAGATGGTGGAGAACGCTGTAGGACACAGGGGCATTCTACAGGCAGCTAAGTATATCAAGGACCAACTCCTGGGTAGAGGGATCCTAGAGGCTGCATTTCAACAGGCACAG GGGGCTGGGCTTGTGATATGTGGGCATAGTTTAGGTGCCGGGGCAGCAGCTTTACTGGCCTTGCTACTGAAGTCAGAGTATCCTGACGTCCGATGCTTCGCCTACTCCCCGCCTGGTGGTCTCATGAG TTACAATGCCAGCGTGTTCTGTCGAGACTTTGTGTGTTCAGTGATACTAGGGAAAGACTTCATCCCCAGGCTTGGTCTGGTATCAATGGAGGACTTAAAAGCAAAAACATTACAATGCATAGCCAATTCCAAAACTCCCAAG TACAGGATTCTAATGAGAGGGATATGGCAGCTCTTCTGCAGCTGTAAGGATGAAAACTTGATAACAGAGAATGACAAAAGCATCCTAGTTGATAACGAGGAAAGCAATCACTCACAGCAGACTTTACAG aatgctATTCAGAACACTATCCATGCCCGTGAGCAGTACAAGATAACTCACACCCCACTGTATCCCCCCGGTCAGATCCTCCACATACAGGAAGTTGACACAGACAG GGGTTGCTTTGAAGATCCTGCATATTTCGCTGAGTGGAAGGACCCCAAAGATTTTACTGAGATTCTGGTTTGTCCGGAGATGATATCTGACCATTTTCCAGACAAAGTGCTGAAATCCCTGGAACTTCTTAGTGCCAAAAACTTCACCCCTCACTCAAGAAATCCTGGTCCAATCGATGACACAAAAGTTTAG
- the LOC105348647 gene encoding diacylglycerol lipase-beta isoform X1 has translation MPGLIAFRRRWGIGSDDFVFPALLELFLRLVWITAISIVYSVHSDAIFECKDGRLLKAYYIGVLVLLSVTALLCASIVYVSMQGTIMITSPRKKLSKLLYLKIIITLPELVWNILGTYWSFLQSSNCQEFVVRTVQGAVITGWVLGVIVMIGIAIVFDPLGKVHKKHDSSCSDLQSDEKSQILEGAMTAAKQAWEKRCRLLCCCILGDEQSKDAFDEISNLLADFFQDLDLVPTDIAAGLILVQKDQDKISAGCGRSYNTFTELSTSVKQPVSSPSDVPLGPAPWMTSKNMHHYMNYAVGSYGWPMFMFSHLATGLCRLCGACRCQVCFTGGEVIDDNCCQCHTAAIRRQTRISDTDLVYVSFHNKIYQIPFYVAIDRGQQTVVVSVRGTLSLKDAVTDMSAESDALEMVENAVGHRGILQAAKYIKDQLLGRGILEAAFQQAQGAGLVICGHSLGAGAAALLALLLKSEYPDVRCFAYSPPGGLMSYNASVFCRDFVCSVILGKDFIPRLGLVSMEDLKAKTLQCIANSKTPKYRILMRGIWQLFCSCKDENLITENDKSILVDNEESNHSQQTLQRNISILQYQTSVYGRKLQNAIQNTIHAREQYKITHTPLYPPGQILHIQEVDTDRGCFEDPAYFAEWKDPKDFTEILVCPEMISDHFPDKVLKSLELLSAKNFTPHSRNPGPIDDTKV, from the exons ATGCCGGGCCTGATAGCCTTTAGGAGGAGATGGGGCATAGGATCGGACGATTTCGTTTTTCCTGCCTTGCTGGAGTTATTTTTGCGCTTAGTTtg GATAACCGCCATATCCATCGTGTACAGTGTACATAGTGATGCTATCTTTGAGTGTAAAGATGGACGTCTGCTGAAGGCCTACTACATCGGTGTTCTGGTCCTGTTGAGTGTGACAGCGTTACTATGTGCCAGCATAGTGTATGTCAGTATGCAGGGCACAATAATGATCACCTCCCCTCGGAAAAAGCTCTCCAAGCTACTGTACTTAAAAATCATTATCACTTTACCAGAACTTGTATGGAATATTCTTGGGACATACTGGTCATTCCTGCAATCCAGTAACTGTCAGGAATTTGTGGTACGGACAGTGCAAGGAGCAGTTATCACTGGATGGGTTCTGGGAGTTATTGTTATGATAGGAATAGCCATTGTGTTTGATCCATTAGGGAAAGTCCATAAAAAACATGACAGTTCTTGCAGCGATTTACAGAGTGATGAAAAATCTCAGATCTTAGAAGGTGCTATGACTGCTGCCAAACAGGCATGGGAGAAAAG GTGCAGACTTTTATGTTGCTGTATACTGGGGGATGAACAGAGCAAGGATGCTTTTGATGAAATCAGTAATCTATTAGCAGATTTCTTCCAG GACCTAGACTTGGTTCCCACAGACATTGCTGCTGGTCTCATACTGGTACAGAAGGACCAAGACAAAATCAGTGCTGGCTGTGGCCGTTCCTACAACACGTTTACAGAACTATCTACAAG TGTGAAGCAGCCCGTCAGCAGCCCCAGTGATGTTCCCTTGGGACCTGCCCCTTGGATGACCTCCAAAAACATGCATCACTACATGAACTATGCGGTGGGCAGCTATGGATGGCCAATGTTTATGTTCAGTCACCTAGCAACAGGGCTCTGTCGACTTTGTGGGGCGTGTAG ATGTCAGGTGTGTTTCACTGGAGGGGAGGTGATAGATGACAACTGTTGCCAGTGTCACACAGCAGCCATTAGGCGACAGACAAGAATCTCTGATACAGACCTGGTGTATGTCAGCTTCCACAATAAG ATTTACCAGATCCCCTTCTATGTGGCCATAGACAGAGGCCAGCAGACAGTGGTGGTATCAGTCAGGGGGACCCTCTCACTGAAG GATGCAGTGACGGACATGTCTGCAGAGAGTGACGCGCTAGAGATGGTGGAGAACGCTGTAGGACACAGGGGCATTCTACAGGCAGCTAAGTATATCAAGGACCAACTCCTGGGTAGAGGGATCCTAGAGGCTGCATTTCAACAGGCACAG GGGGCTGGGCTTGTGATATGTGGGCATAGTTTAGGTGCCGGGGCAGCAGCTTTACTGGCCTTGCTACTGAAGTCAGAGTATCCTGACGTCCGATGCTTCGCCTACTCCCCGCCTGGTGGTCTCATGAG TTACAATGCCAGCGTGTTCTGTCGAGACTTTGTGTGTTCAGTGATACTAGGGAAAGACTTCATCCCCAGGCTTGGTCTGGTATCAATGGAGGACTTAAAAGCAAAAACATTACAATGCATAGCCAATTCCAAAACTCCCAAG TACAGGATTCTAATGAGAGGGATATGGCAGCTCTTCTGCAGCTGTAAGGATGAAAACTTGATAACAGAGAATGACAAAAGCATCCTAGTTGATAACGAGGAAAGCAATCACTCACAGCAGACTTTACAG AGAAATATCTCAATTCTGCAATACCAAACTTCTGTGTATGGTAGGAAGCTTCAG aatgctATTCAGAACACTATCCATGCCCGTGAGCAGTACAAGATAACTCACACCCCACTGTATCCCCCCGGTCAGATCCTCCACATACAGGAAGTTGACACAGACAG GGGTTGCTTTGAAGATCCTGCATATTTCGCTGAGTGGAAGGACCCCAAAGATTTTACTGAGATTCTGGTTTGTCCGGAGATGATATCTGACCATTTTCCAGACAAAGTGCTGAAATCCCTGGAACTTCTTAGTGCCAAAAACTTCACCCCTCACTCAAGAAATCCTGGTCCAATCGATGACACAAAAGTTTAG
- the LOC105348648 gene encoding DNA polymerase subunit gamma-2: MAKITGEQWTKLKSLLQLRGFVTEKSADQRGCIYKFGPAGTLLKNNIRRTWWDWVVVKQDWKVFPVEGEILKSDDALRKDFKEECLDHFGDIHKMFNTTLPFSLVHTGECFKQTANKPHHFLFDSREMTNLVSFNFCRSQLSVQKFDQLVTSRLMWWRKFAENPSSFLESESKEEENVINILYEFPWGQDSVEVIRNHGSQFLESSSPAVLELMSSNQNSKNSVENSHSLPSVIECNMFLEGGMLAYLIDAYTEKRTFSLDSDSENKGKIARTVLQLHPAFAPYNVSIAVTEGMNPTLQRVIKQVSKEIHQSNILSLDVSSNSDSLENQFIRNDELGIPFSVVIDEDTIDMASIGVRHRDSTLKEKIHITEIKDFIQRQIQFI; encoded by the exons ATGGCTAAGATTACAGGGGAACAGTGGACGAAGCTAAAGAGCTTGCTACAGCTGAGGGGCTTTGTCACTGAAAAGTCAGCGGACCAGAGGGGATGTATATACAAGTTTGGTCCAGCGGGAACCCTACTGAAGAACAACATACGACGGACATG GTGGGACTGGGTGGTGGTGAAACAAGACTGGAAGGTGTTCCCAGTGGAGGGAGAAATCCTCAA GTCAGATGATGCTTTGAGAAAAGACTTTAAAGAGG AATGCTTGGATCACTTTGGAGACATTCACAAGATGTTCAACACAACTCTTCCATTTTCTTTGGTACATACTGGTGAATGTTTCAAACAGACTGCTAACAAACCGCATCATTTCCTTTTTGA CTCCAGAGAAATGACCAATCTTGTGTCATTCAATTTCTGCAGATCGCAACTATCAGTTCAGAAGTTTGATCAGCTGGTGACATCACGTTTAATGTGGTGGCGCAAG TTTGCAGAAAACCCCTCCAGTTTTTTAGAGAGTGAATCAAAGGAAGAGGAAAATGTCATCAATATACTGTACGAGTTTCCATGGGGACAGGATTCGGTGGAGGTGATCAGGAATCATGGGAGCCAATTTCTGGAATCTTCAAGCCCTGCTGTCTTGGAGTTAATGTCGTCCAATCAAAACTCAAAG AACTCGGTTGAAAATTCTCATTCTCTTCCGTCAGTGATCGAGTGTAATATGTTCTTGGAGGGAGGCATGCTGGCATACCTAATAGATGCCTACACAGAGAAAAGGACATTCTCACTGGACAGTGATTCTGAGAATAAAGGCAAAATAGCAAGAACA GTTCTACAACTGCATCCCGCCTTTGCCCCTTACAATGTGTCCATAGCTGTGACAGAGGGTATGAACCCCACCCTCCAGCGGGTCATCAAACAAGTCAGTAAGGAGATTCACCAGTCCAACATCTTGTCTTTAGATGTCAGCTCCAACAGTGACTCCCTGGAGAATCAGTTTATCAG GAATGATGAGCTGGGAATCCCCTTCAGTGTTGTAATAGATGAAGACACGATTGACATGGCCTCTATTGGGGTGAGACACCGAGACAGCACCCTGAAG GAGAAAATTCACATTACAGAAATAAAGGACTTTATACAGAGACAAATCCAGTTCATCTAG